The Terriglobales bacterium DNA segment CCCAGCATGGCGATAGCGATCAGCCAATTTCGCGAAATCGGTTGCACCTTATACCTCGAGCGATCACAAACAGGAGTAACACAGCCACCCCGAACACGAAAAATCCAAATACGTAATCTGATGCTTCTTCGTACTTCATGAAAGCTGGACCCACTGTGTACGTCAGGCAGACATTGGCAAAGAGCCGGATGAAATTTGAGAAATATGCGAGAGGTAGACCTGCGATAACCAACGCCGCCTTGCGATACCAGCGGGCGTCCACGAGATAGGCGTACAGGACTGCAACCACCAACATGGCCAGCGACGAGCGTACTCCATTACATGCCGGGGCCACATTCACCAGTTGCGCAGGATCGGGGAAAAGCAGCATGGTCCCGGCTCTCTGGACGCCAATTCCGATGGCGTGTGCCAGACCGACGGTAACTTGGGCACACATTATCTGCAGCGGATAATCGAAGCTGGCAAACACCGCGGGTGGCAGCGGCACCATAAACAGGAGAAATCCCAAGGGAAACGCCAAGGCACGCAGCACCTTGGAGCCCCACACCGCCAATATGATTCCGCTTAACGTAAAGACCAGGAGCAGAGGGGTCAACGAGTAGAACCCAGCACCCAAGCCATCCAGCGCCAGAAGAAGTAAAACGCTGGTTCCAAGCAGTAGAACGCCGCCGACTTTTGGACGCCGGGGGAGATCCCTGATCCGCTTAAATTTTAGATAAGCGAGCGCCAAGCTGGCGAAAGGCACCAATGCCGAGAAGGAGTACAACCCGTCCGACGTCCAGAGTTGAAACATCCAAACGAAGCGGTGCCAAAAGAGCCAGACCAGGAGAAAGGCTACGAGGAGCGCCAGGACAGTTTCGGATCCGAGAACATTCGAAGGGCCAGGCGTCGGGATGCGAAGGGATTCCGACTGCCGCACAGGATTATCGGCCAGAGCGGGCGCGGACATACTTCCACGTCACTCCTGCCGAACCTAAAAGTCCCAGAATGATGGTCGGGTTCTCCGGCGATCTCCTACGTCGGGCCTCGGCGTGAATAGGAATCAGAACAACAAGGAAAAGAACCACAATGGGTGCGCTCAATCCGCGCACACCCTTCGCCAATGCCTGAATGCTCATCGTAGGTCACAGAAAACCTTACTGAATGTTGAGCTGGACTGGCTGAGTTAACACCTTTATATCCGTGGCTTCCCTGACAGTCAACGTTAAAAAAAGTAGAAAAGTTGTGGGAAACCTTGGTGCGTGAAATAAAGGCGGCCAGCTGCTTTCGGCGGTGCAATTAGGTGGACGCAAATAAAGAGACTAGGTGCTTAATTACTTTGAGCACTGGTGCGTCTCGAGGTGCGCATTACACAAACAAGTCTTGACACTGTTCCGGAAGTGGATTAATGTGCTCGCACCGTCCCGCACCGCTCCGCAGAGCAACTTCCGAGCATCACGCTTCCGGTATTGAAACATGACTAGAGCGAGCACCGTAAGTGAGCATCACACGTTTACCATGCTCTCCGAGCTCCACGCCCTGCAGTCAGTGCTGGACTCCATGCCTGCACCGAGGACGGTCCTCGACGTTGGCTGCGGATCGGTAGCCTATGTCAACTTCCGAAACGCTGAGGTCACCGGGATCGATGTTTGCCAAGCGAATGTAGACCGGAACCAGAAACTCGCCCACAAGATTGTGGCTGACGTGGAAAAGCTTCCACTTCCGAAAGAGACATTCGATGCGGTTCTGTGCTGGGACGTGCTCGAACATCTGTCTTCTCCCATGGGCACTCTTGAACGGCTCTGCGGGTGTCTCACCCCAGGCGGCATCATGGTCATTGCGTTCCCGAATGTTCTCTCGCTGAAAGGGCTCGTCACGAAGTTCACGCCGCATGGTTTTCACGTGTGGGTGTACAAGCATTTCTACTCCAGCCAGAACTGCCCCTATGCGGAGCCTTTTCCTACGTACTTGCGATTCTCCATGTCGCCTGTTTCCATCAAGAGATTTGCAGCCGCGCATGCCATGGCGATCGAATACCTAAAACTTTACGAATCGCCTGAAGTCAGAAACATGCGTGCCCGCCGCAAGCTCATCAACACCTGTCTTGCCTTGATACGTCGTGCCTCGCTTTTGCTCATGCGACACGATACTGATTTGACTGACTGCATCATGGTGCTCAGGAAGGGGCAAGACCGCAGCGCCGTTACTTCGAGCCCCAGCAAAGACTACCGCGACCTAACCCGACAGCAAGCGGATAGTGACCTGTTGGTAGGTTGAATTGAGTGGGCTAGGAGTCCGCTCTTCCCGAGTTCTCTGACTAGTGGTTAGTTTCTAGAATGAGTTTCTGCACCCGCCAATTGAGCAGTTCGCCCACGTAGAGCTCGTTTTCCGAGGGGCAGGCAATTTCGTGGATCCACCCGAATTGTTTGAGTTGCTTGCCAGACTGGCCCAGCACTCCCATAACTTTTCCATCCAAACTCAGCTTGTATATACGGCCGGGAAATGCATCGGAGCTATACAAAACCTGATTAGGCGGAGGGGTAATGCAAATCGCCCACGGTGCGCCGGGCGCCATTGTGCCCGTGGGCTGCGTCGGCTTGTTGCCGATCGCGGGTCGAGCGTTCGCATCCACCGGCACGTTGATGGTGATCTGGCGGAGAAACTTGCCATCGCCGTCAAAAACCTGAATCCGCCGGTTGCCGCGGTCCGCCACATAGACATTCCCCTGGGCGTCAACTGCAAGGCTATGCGGCGTGCTAAATTGGCCGGGCTTGTCGCCGGGCTCGCCCCAGGACTTGATCCAGTTGCCATCCTTATCGATCTTCGCAATTCGGGAATTGATGTAGCCGTCGCTAATGTAAGTGTTGTCGGCTGAGTCCCAAGCCACATCAGTCACCTGCCTGAACATTCCGTCAACCGGAGGCAGCGGCGGCTGAGGATGCTTCAGCGGCGCCGTCCCCTCGTCGGAGGCCTCCTGTTTGCGTCCGAACACCATTGCCACTCGTCCCGCGGGGTTGAACTTGATCACCATGTCCGAGCCTTTATCGGTAACCCAGATGTTGTCATGTTTGTCTACCTTGACGGCGTGCGCGAACGACCAAGCGTAGAGATTGTGGCCAATCTCGCGCACAAAGGTTCCATCCGGGCTGAACTCCAAGAGCTGTGCCGCGCTTGCACCATAAGCAGGCCCAGTGCTGTTGGCGCGTGAGAAGACAAAGATGTGTCCTTTGGAATTCACCGCCACACCAGGCACTTCGCCCAAATAGAGGTCAGACGGGAGTTTCAGGAAATCAGGGACCGAGCTGTAGTGGATCTCCGGGACAGGTGATGATTGCTGAGCGGCCAGGCGGCCGATCAGAGCAAAAAACAAGATAATGACCAAGCACCTCATCGGCATGACCCTCCTGATAGCGCTCCGCATCATACGCCCTGGCTGTACTGGAGGAAATATAGGAGGCCGAAGAGCCGCAGTCGTTTAGCCAAAGGGAACCATTGTCCGAAATACCGGGTCGGGACGGCCCACTCTAAGGACCGACGTTGGTTACGTCTTTGGCGGTGCTCCATCGTGAGCCGCCGCCCGATGCAGTGGCCGAGTTGGTCACGCTAGCGGGAGCGTCGCTAGAGACGTTCACTGTCACCGTGACCGGCGGAAAAGTTGCACCGACCGCCAGCCCGTCGGACCGTGTGCAGAAGAGCGTTGCCAGTGTGCAGCTCCAACCATCGCCGGAAATGCCGGTCGCAACCAGTCCATCGGGCAGCCGATCAACCAGGTTCACGGCAGAGGTGTAGGCGGAGTGAATGGCGCGATCGCCAACGTTCTTTGCCGTAATCGTGTAGGTCGCGCCCATTTGGCCTCGGGTAAAATTGCCGGAGTGAGTGAGGGAGGTGAAGAGTTGGGGAGAGGCGAAGACCCAGGTCGCTCCGACGCCATTGTTATCAAATTCTTCGCTTTCGATCATGGTGTTACCATTTGCGGTAACGGCGAGAGCACTTCCACCTCCCGCTACGGTGCCTCCCTTTCCGATATATACGTTTTGCAGCTTCCAAGTGCCGCCTACTTTCACGAACAAATCTTGAAATGTCGTATGCTCGGAAGGGTGATAACGGTTTGCAATCACCGTGTGCCCATCTGCGGAAAGCACCGAGCCACCATCATCCGGGGCTCCAAGCTGGGGTCCGTTTTGAGACCACACACCATCTTTGCGGTAGAAAAACTGGTCACGAGTGAGAAGCGTATCGCCGTTGGCGGTAAGACTGGATGTCACAAGCTCATCGTTACTCACGGACAGCGACAACACTGCCTGTTGTGTCCAAATTTCATTCAATCGAGTGAAGACCACCACGGAACGTGCTGTGGCGTCTCCGGATGGGGGGAGGCTTCCAACAAGCGTGTTGCCGTCGGCAGAAATCGCAACAGGCCTTTCTAAGCCATAATCAGACAGTCTCTGCCTCTGCATCCAGATTCCGCTTGAGCGGGTGAAGACCCAAACACCTCCGCGACCACCAGCCGGAAAGCTCCCGGCATCGACAAGGGTGTTCCCATCAGCCGAAAGAGCAAGGCCGGTACCTTGAAATGGACGTCCGCTAGTATCACCAACGAGTTTACTTCCCTGCTGGGTCCAAGCACCGCCAGACCTGATAAATATCCATACGGCGCCGATGCCACCGTTATCTCCCCCACCGCCCACTGCGGCCGTGTTTCCGTCCGCGGAAAGCGCCACTGAGCCTCCTTGTGTGGCAGTCCCTATTGCACCAGTCCCGACAAGCTTTTCTCCTTGCTGGGTCCATACACCGTTGGTCCGAGCGAACACCCAAGCGGCTCCGACGCTTCCATTGTCCGATGGACCGCCGATCAGGGCAGTATTGCCGTCTGCCGAAATGGCAACAGAATTACCCTGCTGCACGAGGAATGGGGGCACGATGATCCATCCCGTCCCCACCAACTTCGGCCCTTGCTGGTTGTAGTTCCCGGGGCCGGCGCTTGCGACTGTTGCCGCCGTGCACACGACTAGCAATACGAGTAGGGTTCGTGCTGTTTCATTTCTGAACCGGCTCTTATTGCCCAGTTTCCGGCTGCCTGGAGATCCTCGCAATATCTCAGCAATGTTGAGAAGGGAGCGATTCACGGTACTCCTCCTGGGCTCGACAGGCGAACTGCCATTTCTGGCATCCTGGCCTCAATCGGTTAGTGGGCCGTTGTGTCCAATGGGCGGGAGAGTGCTCTTTGAGGCAGCAGAAGCCTACTCCCGAACAGGAGAAAAGGCAAATTGCATTTACAGAACAACCAGGCTTCGCTATTTCCGATTTCGGATGCAAGAACGGTAGCGCTGTCTTACTGCCGTCGTCTCAGAGGATGCAGATTTGGGTGAAGGCTGTGGCGCAAGATTCGGTGAGGGTAAGGTTTCGGTGACGGCGTCTGATCTCCCCTCACGGTAATAGACCAAAAATGAATAGCTTTCCCTGATTGTCGTTCAGATCATTGCTGGCGACGTAAACCCGCCCGTTTGCCACAGTAGGAACGCTGAACCTCGCGACCGCCTGCAAGGCGTCTCTGCTCGGAACCTGGTTGCTGTTGTACAGCTCTTTGGATAAGTTTGTAGCGTCATAGGCATGCAAGATGCCTGTACCCGGTCTTTCTAAGGCCCAGACAATGCCGTTCGTTAGACCGTTACTCGATACCACCGGGTTCGCACCCGGGTAGAAGAAGCTGGTAGAACTTTGTGACACCGGCGAAGTGGAGAGGCGGCCATCGGTAAGACTGAAGGCCTTCAGTGTAGTTGCGGACCCTCCAATGTAAACTCTTCCGGCAAAATAGGCAGGAGTGGTGTAGACACCATTAGGAAACTGACCGCTTATGGACTGCACAATCTGGCTGTCACTGCCGGGCTGGAAGTGACCCAGGTTTTGACGATCGAGAAGGTAAACACGACCCTCTTTTCCTCCGGCCACTATCAAGTCGGGATGAGGGGTTCCTGGTTTTGAAGGCAAAAGAAGTGTACCGCCAGACCCAACGTCAAGATCTTGAGCATCGAGAATGGATTGGTTAAACGGGGTGAAGTAATCGGCCACCTGCAAAACGCCACCGTTGGTGGTAAGACGCAGGAAGCTGTCCCCTAAGTTGGCATTAGGAACATCCCACGTGCCTTGCCCAACACTGCAAAACATATTTCCTTGCGCATCGGCGGCAAGGGCGGCGGGACTCCAAATGCCCGCAGCTTGCCCGTTAGGAGTTGGATTGAACACCGCGACAGTATCCAGCGTTTTAGTCGTATTGTTAGGAGCGTAACCGATTATCCAACCGTGATACGGATGAACGTCGT contains these protein-coding regions:
- a CDS encoding exosortase/archaeosortase family protein — encoded protein: MSAPALADNPVRQSESLRIPTPGPSNVLGSETVLALLVAFLLVWLFWHRFVWMFQLWTSDGLYSFSALVPFASLALAYLKFKRIRDLPRRPKVGGVLLLGTSVLLLLALDGLGAGFYSLTPLLLVFTLSGIILAVWGSKVLRALAFPLGFLLFMVPLPPAVFASFDYPLQIMCAQVTVGLAHAIGIGVQRAGTMLLFPDPAQLVNVAPACNGVRSSLAMLVVAVLYAYLVDARWYRKAALVIAGLPLAYFSNFIRLFANVCLTYTVGPAFMKYEEASDYVFGFFVFGVAVLLLFVIARGIRCNRFREIG
- a CDS encoding PExPT-CTERM protein translates to MSIQALAKGVRGLSAPIVVLFLVVLIPIHAEARRRRSPENPTIILGLLGSAGVTWKYVRARSGR
- a CDS encoding class I SAM-dependent methyltransferase — translated: MTRASTVSEHHTFTMLSELHALQSVLDSMPAPRTVLDVGCGSVAYVNFRNAEVTGIDVCQANVDRNQKLAHKIVADVEKLPLPKETFDAVLCWDVLEHLSSPMGTLERLCGCLTPGGIMVIAFPNVLSLKGLVTKFTPHGFHVWVYKHFYSSQNCPYAEPFPTYLRFSMSPVSIKRFAAAHAMAIEYLKLYESPEVRNMRARRKLINTCLALIRRASLLLMRHDTDLTDCIMVLRKGQDRSAVTSSPSKDYRDLTRQQADSDLLVG
- a CDS encoding peptidyl-alpha-hydroxyglycine alpha-amidating lyase family protein is translated as MPMRCLVIILFFALIGRLAAQQSSPVPEIHYSSVPDFLKLPSDLYLGEVPGVAVNSKGHIFVFSRANSTGPAYGASAAQLLEFSPDGTFVREIGHNLYAWSFAHAVKVDKHDNIWVTDKGSDMVIKFNPAGRVAMVFGRKQEASDEGTAPLKHPQPPLPPVDGMFRQVTDVAWDSADNTYISDGYINSRIAKIDKDGNWIKSWGEPGDKPGQFSTPHSLAVDAQGNVYVADRGNRRIQVFDGDGKFLRQITINVPVDANARPAIGNKPTQPTGTMAPGAPWAICITPPPNQVLYSSDAFPGRIYKLSLDGKVMGVLGQSGKQLKQFGWIHEIACPSENELYVGELLNWRVQKLILETNH
- a CDS encoding pyrrolo-quinoline quinone codes for the protein MRVVLLLCSIVACSAHYQNALISFVNTTFASATLSLVHIAGNVLNGTLTPASSAGESQSAIAPATDVDLVGVFTYRNDNSRSGLNSRETVLTPKTVNSSRFGKLFTYTVDGYVYAQPLYVSNVDIPNQGVHNVVYVATENNSVYAFDAEGKNSTPLWYKNLNNAATGSTPVPCADVHMCSTAASIGITATPVISPGTNTMYVVARFKMNGKYIHRIHALDIRTGFHAMWGSKLIQATVSGNGEGGNGSTVSFNGLTSNNRAALLRLNGVVYVAFGSPDDVHPYHGWIIGYAPNNTTKTLDTVAVFNPTPNGQAAGIWSPAALAADAQGNMFCSVGQGTWDVPNANLGDSFLRLTTNGGVLQVADYFTPFNQSILDAQDLDVGSGGTLLLPSKPGTPHPDLIVAGGKEGRVYLLDRQNLGHFQPGSDSQIVQSISGQFPNGVYTTPAYFAGRVYIGGSATTLKAFSLTDGRLSTSPVSQSSTSFFYPGANPVVSSNGLTNGIVWALERPGTGILHAYDATNLSKELYNSNQVPSRDALQAVARFSVPTVANGRVYVASNDLNDNQGKLFIFGLLP